In a single window of the Vespa crabro chromosome 18, iyVesCrab1.2, whole genome shotgun sequence genome:
- the LOC124430324 gene encoding glycerophosphocholine phosphodiesterase GPCPD1 isoform X4, whose translation MKDLKRDWIFRVQVLGLEKNECLYVVGNLPELGAWNHNQAIQMFQEHNAQDASLLFDSKNNTTECYSNDKPTEAGDNIYHEIDKYKYFRGQTFSQKVALPVDAEVDYRYFIAVICQSNGTKNSAKTLIIRKWETHMISRHIKKNVPSNFVNDTLPDPEIFGCHNGYCKVERGWLTDETVIQFKIFDNPIKLWKHRLQNRKVNIKMTPVNLVRQHSLELQQFGNECIDDSLSMDTQDIIDQPAFSITEIAVMNDEEAHFKCQEQFGRAYKEDECIIFNVAVRYPETVAYLVDYYVYSSRTFPGEPPNHIGFSYILPSTLQSSVGILTVPITSTKHRPIGQLTVEYVVIKSIPNYPWDMSISYAKHWEQRWSGLDVGHRGLGTSFKFETKNCANVRENTIASLKTAAYHGADMVEFDVQLSKDYVPVIYHDFYVSISLKRKKQIEAMDTLEIPVKDLTLEQLHLLKDLYYPGDSLGKVLYFVDKSEQGVNQLVYHVAEGREKIPRFFDEDLEDHQPFPTLQSVLLELEPHVGCNIEIKWTMQLKDGTFELNHPFDLNMYLDTILKVVLEYGDDRKIVFSSFNPDICAMIRLKQNKYPVVFLTQGITSKYPTYHDPRCQTVPMAIRHALAADILGINVHTEDILRDPSQVKLVKDAGLIIFCWGDDNNDKDTIRHLKKLGLHAVIYDKIDVYNSKDVKESIFLVDARESQKALIALAQSSQTANTTQNSISGGPINMDYSNEKEYLLNLEKTRNLLSTSTATSVSCLNNKSNTSGDSISTIKVPSSCQSSENNDISEITKDFSVCAKSFGHTNNTRNISDIMSGGQTTALPEAYGEDESAKDCL comes from the exons ATGAAGGATTTAAAGAGAGATTGGATTTTTAGAGTACAG gtATTGGgtttggaaaaaaatgaatgtttaTATGTCGTTGGAAATTTACCAGAATTAGGGGCATGGAATCATAATCAGGCAATTCAAATGTTCCAAGAGCACAATGCTCAAGATGCTTCGTTACTTTttgatagtaagaataataccACCGAGTGTTATAGTAATGATAAACCAACAGAAGCAggagataatatttatcatgagATAGATAA atataaatatttcagagGACAGACGTTTTCTCAAAAGGTTGCATTACCCGTTGATGCAGAAGtggattatcgatattttattgcCGTTATATGTCAATCCAATGGTACTAAGAATTCAGCAAAGACTCTTATTATTCGCAAGTGGGAAACACATATGATATCTCGTCACATTAAGAAAAATG taCCTAGTAACTTTGTGAATGATACCTTGCCAGATCCAGAAATATTTGGTTGTCATAATGGTTATTGTAAAGTTGAACGTGGTTGGCTTACGGATGAAACTGTGatacaatttaaaatttttgataatccAATTAAATTATGGAAACATCGATTGCAAAATAGAAAAGTTAATATTaag ATGACTCCAGTAAATTTAGTTAGGCAACACTCCTTAGAATTACAACAATTTGGAAATGAGTGTATAGATGATAGTCTTTCTATGGATACACAAGACATTATTGATCAACCTGCTTTTAGTATTACAGAAATTGCT gTGATGAACGATGAAGAAGCACACTTCAAATGCCAGGAACAATTTGGTCGAGCTTATAAAGAAGACGAGTGTATTATCTTCAATGTTGCTGTTCGTTATCCTGAAACTGTT GCATATTTAGTGGACTACTACGTATACAGTTCAAGGACTTTCCCAGGTGAACCACCAAATCATATTGGATTCAGTTACATCTTACCTAGTACATTGCAATCCAGTGTTGGGATCCTGACAGTGCCGATTACTAGTACAAAACATAGACCAATTG gacAATTAACAGTCGAATATGTTGTTATAAAATCAATACCGAATTATCCATGGGATATGAGTATTTCATATGCAAAACATTGGGAACAAAGATGGTCTGGTTTGGATGTTGGTCATAGAGGACTTGGTACttcatttaaatttgaaacaaaaaa ttGTGCTAACGTGAGAGAAAACACTATAGCGTCTTTAAAAACTGCAGCATATCATGGCGCTGATATGGTAGAATTTGACGTTCAATTATCGAAAGATTACGTACCAGTTATATATCATGACTTTTATGtatcaatttcattaaaacgtaaaaaacaaatagaggCAATGGACACACTGGAGATACCGGTTAAGGATCTAACTTTAGAACAACTTCATTTATTGAAG GACCTTTATTACCCGGGCGACTCGTTGGGTAAGGTGCTGTATTTCGTTGATAAAAGTGAGCAGGGGGTTAACCAACTG GTTTATCATGTCGCAGAAGGTCGAGAAAAAATTCCTCGATTTTTTGACGAAGATTTGGAAGATCATCAACCCTTTCCTACACTTCAAAGTGTACTACTTGAGTTAGAGCCGCATGTTGGATgcaatattgaaataaaatggacCATGCAATTAAAa gATGGTACATTTGAGCTTAATCATCCATTTGATCTAAATATGTATCTGGATACAATATTGAAAGTTGTTTTGGAATATGGGGATGACAGGAAAATAGTTTTTTCATCCTTCAATCCTGATATTTGTGCTATGATACGTCTGAAACAGAACAAATATCCAGTTGTATTTTTAACACAAGGGATAACTTCGAAGTATCCGACTTATCATGATCCCAGATGTCAAACAGTACCAATGGCTATAAGACACGCATTGGCGGCAGATATTTTAGGAATTAATGTTCATACCGAGGATATACTTAGAGATCCTTCCCAGGTAAAATTGGTGAAAGATGCTGGTTTAATCATCTTTTGTTGGggcgatgataataacgataaggataCTATTCGTCATCTTAAAAAACTTGGCCTACATGCGGTCATATATGATAA aattgaTGTATATAATTCGAAAGATGTTAAAGAAAGTATATTCTTAGTCGATGCAAGGGAAAGTCAAAAGGCATTAATAGCTTTGGCTCAGTCTAGTCAAACGGCTAATACGACACAAAATTCTATTTCTGGTGGTCCGATTAATATGGATTATAGCAATGAAAAG gaatatcttttaaatttggaaaagacaagaaatttattatcgacatCAACGGCAACATCCGTTTCGTGCctcaataataaaagcaataccAGTGGGGATAGTATATCTACGATTAAAGTGCCATCGTCTTGTCAATCttcagaaaataatgatattagtgAAATTACCAAAGATTTTAGCGTATGTGCAAAATCATTTGGACACACGAACAATACTAGAAATATTTCTGATATAATGAGTGGTGGTCAGACCACAGCCTTACCCGAAGCCTATGGAGAAGATGAATCAGCGAAGGATTGCCTTTga
- the LOC124430324 gene encoding glycerophosphocholine phosphodiesterase GPCPD1 isoform X2, producing MQRMWFIENKEEEDIKRLEATSKGTSINVTSEDISSTMKDLKRDWIFRVQVLGLEKNECLYVVGNLPELGAWNHNQAIQMFQEHNAQDASLLFDSKNNTTECYSNDKPTEAGDNIYHEIDKGQTFSQKVALPVDAEVDYRYFIAVICQSNGTKNSAKTLIIRKWETHMISRHIKKNVPSNFVNDTLPDPEIFGCHNGYCKVERGWLTDETVIQFKIFDNPIKLWKHRLQNRKVNIKMTPVNLVRQHSLELQQFGNECIDDSLSMDTQDIIDQPAFSITEIAVMNDEEAHFKCQEQFGRAYKEDECIIFNVAVRYPETVAYLVDYYVYSSRTFPGEPPNHIGFSYILPSTLQSSVGILTVPITSTKHRPIGQLTVEYVVIKSIPNYPWDMSISYAKHWEQRWSGLDVGHRGLGTSFKFETKNCANVRENTIASLKTAAYHGADMVEFDVQLSKDYVPVIYHDFYVSISLKRKKQIEAMDTLEIPVKDLTLEQLHLLKDLYYPGDSLGKVLYFVDKSEQGVNQLVYHVAEGREKIPRFFDEDLEDHQPFPTLQSVLLELEPHVGCNIEIKWTMQLKDGTFELNHPFDLNMYLDTILKVVLEYGDDRKIVFSSFNPDICAMIRLKQNKYPVVFLTQGITSKYPTYHDPRCQTVPMAIRHALAADILGINVHTEDILRDPSQVKLVKDAGLIIFCWGDDNNDKDTIRHLKKLGLHAVIYDKIDVYNSKDVKESIFLVDARESQKALIALAQSSQTANTTQNSISGGPINMDYSNEKEYLLNLEKTRNLLSTSTATSVSCLNNKSNTSGDSISTIKVPSSCQSSENNDISEITKDFSVCAKSFGHTNNTRNISDIMSGGQTTALPEAYGEDESAKDCL from the exons atGCAGCGGATGTGGTTTatagaaaacaaagaagaggaggatatCAAACGACTAGAGGCAACGTCTAAAGGTACTTCTATCAACGTGACGTCTGAGGATATTTCATCCACCATGAAGGATTTAAAGAGAGATTGGATTTTTAGAGTACAG gtATTGGgtttggaaaaaaatgaatgtttaTATGTCGTTGGAAATTTACCAGAATTAGGGGCATGGAATCATAATCAGGCAATTCAAATGTTCCAAGAGCACAATGCTCAAGATGCTTCGTTACTTTttgatagtaagaataataccACCGAGTGTTATAGTAATGATAAACCAACAGAAGCAggagataatatttatcatgagATAGATAA agGACAGACGTTTTCTCAAAAGGTTGCATTACCCGTTGATGCAGAAGtggattatcgatattttattgcCGTTATATGTCAATCCAATGGTACTAAGAATTCAGCAAAGACTCTTATTATTCGCAAGTGGGAAACACATATGATATCTCGTCACATTAAGAAAAATG taCCTAGTAACTTTGTGAATGATACCTTGCCAGATCCAGAAATATTTGGTTGTCATAATGGTTATTGTAAAGTTGAACGTGGTTGGCTTACGGATGAAACTGTGatacaatttaaaatttttgataatccAATTAAATTATGGAAACATCGATTGCAAAATAGAAAAGTTAATATTaag ATGACTCCAGTAAATTTAGTTAGGCAACACTCCTTAGAATTACAACAATTTGGAAATGAGTGTATAGATGATAGTCTTTCTATGGATACACAAGACATTATTGATCAACCTGCTTTTAGTATTACAGAAATTGCT gTGATGAACGATGAAGAAGCACACTTCAAATGCCAGGAACAATTTGGTCGAGCTTATAAAGAAGACGAGTGTATTATCTTCAATGTTGCTGTTCGTTATCCTGAAACTGTT GCATATTTAGTGGACTACTACGTATACAGTTCAAGGACTTTCCCAGGTGAACCACCAAATCATATTGGATTCAGTTACATCTTACCTAGTACATTGCAATCCAGTGTTGGGATCCTGACAGTGCCGATTACTAGTACAAAACATAGACCAATTG gacAATTAACAGTCGAATATGTTGTTATAAAATCAATACCGAATTATCCATGGGATATGAGTATTTCATATGCAAAACATTGGGAACAAAGATGGTCTGGTTTGGATGTTGGTCATAGAGGACTTGGTACttcatttaaatttgaaacaaaaaa ttGTGCTAACGTGAGAGAAAACACTATAGCGTCTTTAAAAACTGCAGCATATCATGGCGCTGATATGGTAGAATTTGACGTTCAATTATCGAAAGATTACGTACCAGTTATATATCATGACTTTTATGtatcaatttcattaaaacgtaaaaaacaaatagaggCAATGGACACACTGGAGATACCGGTTAAGGATCTAACTTTAGAACAACTTCATTTATTGAAG GACCTTTATTACCCGGGCGACTCGTTGGGTAAGGTGCTGTATTTCGTTGATAAAAGTGAGCAGGGGGTTAACCAACTG GTTTATCATGTCGCAGAAGGTCGAGAAAAAATTCCTCGATTTTTTGACGAAGATTTGGAAGATCATCAACCCTTTCCTACACTTCAAAGTGTACTACTTGAGTTAGAGCCGCATGTTGGATgcaatattgaaataaaatggacCATGCAATTAAAa gATGGTACATTTGAGCTTAATCATCCATTTGATCTAAATATGTATCTGGATACAATATTGAAAGTTGTTTTGGAATATGGGGATGACAGGAAAATAGTTTTTTCATCCTTCAATCCTGATATTTGTGCTATGATACGTCTGAAACAGAACAAATATCCAGTTGTATTTTTAACACAAGGGATAACTTCGAAGTATCCGACTTATCATGATCCCAGATGTCAAACAGTACCAATGGCTATAAGACACGCATTGGCGGCAGATATTTTAGGAATTAATGTTCATACCGAGGATATACTTAGAGATCCTTCCCAGGTAAAATTGGTGAAAGATGCTGGTTTAATCATCTTTTGTTGGggcgatgataataacgataaggataCTATTCGTCATCTTAAAAAACTTGGCCTACATGCGGTCATATATGATAA aattgaTGTATATAATTCGAAAGATGTTAAAGAAAGTATATTCTTAGTCGATGCAAGGGAAAGTCAAAAGGCATTAATAGCTTTGGCTCAGTCTAGTCAAACGGCTAATACGACACAAAATTCTATTTCTGGTGGTCCGATTAATATGGATTATAGCAATGAAAAG gaatatcttttaaatttggaaaagacaagaaatttattatcgacatCAACGGCAACATCCGTTTCGTGCctcaataataaaagcaataccAGTGGGGATAGTATATCTACGATTAAAGTGCCATCGTCTTGTCAATCttcagaaaataatgatattagtgAAATTACCAAAGATTTTAGCGTATGTGCAAAATCATTTGGACACACGAACAATACTAGAAATATTTCTGATATAATGAGTGGTGGTCAGACCACAGCCTTACCCGAAGCCTATGGAGAAGATGAATCAGCGAAGGATTGCCTTTga
- the LOC124430324 gene encoding glycerophosphocholine phosphodiesterase GPCPD1 isoform X3 — MQRMWFIENKEEEDIKRLEATSKGTSINVTSEDISSTMKDLKRDWIFRVQVLGLEKNECLYVVGNLPELGAWNHNQAIQMFQEHNAQDASLLFDSKNNTTECYSNDKPTEAGDNIYHEIDKYKYFRGQTFSQKVALPVDAEVDYRYFIAVICQSNGTKNSAKTLIIRKWETHMISRHIKKNVPSNFVNDTLPDPEIFGCHNGYCKVERGWLTDETVIQFKIFDNPIKLWKHRLQNRKVNIKMTPVNLVRQHSLELQQFGNECIDDSLSMDTQDIIDQPAFSITEIAVMNDEEAHFKCQEQFGRAYKEDECIIFNVAVRYPETVAYLVDYYVYSSRTFPGEPPNHIGFSYILPSTLQSSVGILTVPITSTKHRPIGQLTVEYVVIKSIPNYPWDMSISYAKHWEQRWSGLDVGHRGLGTSFKFETKNCANVRENTIASLKTAAYHGADMVEFDVQLSKDYVPVIYHDFYVSISLKRKKQIEAMDTLEIPVKDLTLEQLHLLKVYHVAEGREKIPRFFDEDLEDHQPFPTLQSVLLELEPHVGCNIEIKWTMQLKDGTFELNHPFDLNMYLDTILKVVLEYGDDRKIVFSSFNPDICAMIRLKQNKYPVVFLTQGITSKYPTYHDPRCQTVPMAIRHALAADILGINVHTEDILRDPSQVKLVKDAGLIIFCWGDDNNDKDTIRHLKKLGLHAVIYDKIDVYNSKDVKESIFLVDARESQKALIALAQSSQTANTTQNSISGGPINMDYSNEKEYLLNLEKTRNLLSTSTATSVSCLNNKSNTSGDSISTIKVPSSCQSSENNDISEITKDFSVCAKSFGHTNNTRNISDIMSGGQTTALPEAYGEDESAKDCL; from the exons atGCAGCGGATGTGGTTTatagaaaacaaagaagaggaggatatCAAACGACTAGAGGCAACGTCTAAAGGTACTTCTATCAACGTGACGTCTGAGGATATTTCATCCACCATGAAGGATTTAAAGAGAGATTGGATTTTTAGAGTACAG gtATTGGgtttggaaaaaaatgaatgtttaTATGTCGTTGGAAATTTACCAGAATTAGGGGCATGGAATCATAATCAGGCAATTCAAATGTTCCAAGAGCACAATGCTCAAGATGCTTCGTTACTTTttgatagtaagaataataccACCGAGTGTTATAGTAATGATAAACCAACAGAAGCAggagataatatttatcatgagATAGATAA atataaatatttcagagGACAGACGTTTTCTCAAAAGGTTGCATTACCCGTTGATGCAGAAGtggattatcgatattttattgcCGTTATATGTCAATCCAATGGTACTAAGAATTCAGCAAAGACTCTTATTATTCGCAAGTGGGAAACACATATGATATCTCGTCACATTAAGAAAAATG taCCTAGTAACTTTGTGAATGATACCTTGCCAGATCCAGAAATATTTGGTTGTCATAATGGTTATTGTAAAGTTGAACGTGGTTGGCTTACGGATGAAACTGTGatacaatttaaaatttttgataatccAATTAAATTATGGAAACATCGATTGCAAAATAGAAAAGTTAATATTaag ATGACTCCAGTAAATTTAGTTAGGCAACACTCCTTAGAATTACAACAATTTGGAAATGAGTGTATAGATGATAGTCTTTCTATGGATACACAAGACATTATTGATCAACCTGCTTTTAGTATTACAGAAATTGCT gTGATGAACGATGAAGAAGCACACTTCAAATGCCAGGAACAATTTGGTCGAGCTTATAAAGAAGACGAGTGTATTATCTTCAATGTTGCTGTTCGTTATCCTGAAACTGTT GCATATTTAGTGGACTACTACGTATACAGTTCAAGGACTTTCCCAGGTGAACCACCAAATCATATTGGATTCAGTTACATCTTACCTAGTACATTGCAATCCAGTGTTGGGATCCTGACAGTGCCGATTACTAGTACAAAACATAGACCAATTG gacAATTAACAGTCGAATATGTTGTTATAAAATCAATACCGAATTATCCATGGGATATGAGTATTTCATATGCAAAACATTGGGAACAAAGATGGTCTGGTTTGGATGTTGGTCATAGAGGACTTGGTACttcatttaaatttgaaacaaaaaa ttGTGCTAACGTGAGAGAAAACACTATAGCGTCTTTAAAAACTGCAGCATATCATGGCGCTGATATGGTAGAATTTGACGTTCAATTATCGAAAGATTACGTACCAGTTATATATCATGACTTTTATGtatcaatttcattaaaacgtaaaaaacaaatagaggCAATGGACACACTGGAGATACCGGTTAAGGATCTAACTTTAGAACAACTTCATTTATTGAAG GTTTATCATGTCGCAGAAGGTCGAGAAAAAATTCCTCGATTTTTTGACGAAGATTTGGAAGATCATCAACCCTTTCCTACACTTCAAAGTGTACTACTTGAGTTAGAGCCGCATGTTGGATgcaatattgaaataaaatggacCATGCAATTAAAa gATGGTACATTTGAGCTTAATCATCCATTTGATCTAAATATGTATCTGGATACAATATTGAAAGTTGTTTTGGAATATGGGGATGACAGGAAAATAGTTTTTTCATCCTTCAATCCTGATATTTGTGCTATGATACGTCTGAAACAGAACAAATATCCAGTTGTATTTTTAACACAAGGGATAACTTCGAAGTATCCGACTTATCATGATCCCAGATGTCAAACAGTACCAATGGCTATAAGACACGCATTGGCGGCAGATATTTTAGGAATTAATGTTCATACCGAGGATATACTTAGAGATCCTTCCCAGGTAAAATTGGTGAAAGATGCTGGTTTAATCATCTTTTGTTGGggcgatgataataacgataaggataCTATTCGTCATCTTAAAAAACTTGGCCTACATGCGGTCATATATGATAA aattgaTGTATATAATTCGAAAGATGTTAAAGAAAGTATATTCTTAGTCGATGCAAGGGAAAGTCAAAAGGCATTAATAGCTTTGGCTCAGTCTAGTCAAACGGCTAATACGACACAAAATTCTATTTCTGGTGGTCCGATTAATATGGATTATAGCAATGAAAAG gaatatcttttaaatttggaaaagacaagaaatttattatcgacatCAACGGCAACATCCGTTTCGTGCctcaataataaaagcaataccAGTGGGGATAGTATATCTACGATTAAAGTGCCATCGTCTTGTCAATCttcagaaaataatgatattagtgAAATTACCAAAGATTTTAGCGTATGTGCAAAATCATTTGGACACACGAACAATACTAGAAATATTTCTGATATAATGAGTGGTGGTCAGACCACAGCCTTACCCGAAGCCTATGGAGAAGATGAATCAGCGAAGGATTGCCTTTga
- the LOC124430324 gene encoding glycerophosphocholine phosphodiesterase GPCPD1 isoform X1, producing MQRMWFIENKEEEDIKRLEATSKGTSINVTSEDISSTMKDLKRDWIFRVQVLGLEKNECLYVVGNLPELGAWNHNQAIQMFQEHNAQDASLLFDSKNNTTECYSNDKPTEAGDNIYHEIDKYKYFRGQTFSQKVALPVDAEVDYRYFIAVICQSNGTKNSAKTLIIRKWETHMISRHIKKNVPSNFVNDTLPDPEIFGCHNGYCKVERGWLTDETVIQFKIFDNPIKLWKHRLQNRKVNIKMTPVNLVRQHSLELQQFGNECIDDSLSMDTQDIIDQPAFSITEIAVMNDEEAHFKCQEQFGRAYKEDECIIFNVAVRYPETVAYLVDYYVYSSRTFPGEPPNHIGFSYILPSTLQSSVGILTVPITSTKHRPIGQLTVEYVVIKSIPNYPWDMSISYAKHWEQRWSGLDVGHRGLGTSFKFETKNCANVRENTIASLKTAAYHGADMVEFDVQLSKDYVPVIYHDFYVSISLKRKKQIEAMDTLEIPVKDLTLEQLHLLKDLYYPGDSLGKVLYFVDKSEQGVNQLVYHVAEGREKIPRFFDEDLEDHQPFPTLQSVLLELEPHVGCNIEIKWTMQLKDGTFELNHPFDLNMYLDTILKVVLEYGDDRKIVFSSFNPDICAMIRLKQNKYPVVFLTQGITSKYPTYHDPRCQTVPMAIRHALAADILGINVHTEDILRDPSQVKLVKDAGLIIFCWGDDNNDKDTIRHLKKLGLHAVIYDKIDVYNSKDVKESIFLVDARESQKALIALAQSSQTANTTQNSISGGPINMDYSNEKEYLLNLEKTRNLLSTSTATSVSCLNNKSNTSGDSISTIKVPSSCQSSENNDISEITKDFSVCAKSFGHTNNTRNISDIMSGGQTTALPEAYGEDESAKDCL from the exons atGCAGCGGATGTGGTTTatagaaaacaaagaagaggaggatatCAAACGACTAGAGGCAACGTCTAAAGGTACTTCTATCAACGTGACGTCTGAGGATATTTCATCCACCATGAAGGATTTAAAGAGAGATTGGATTTTTAGAGTACAG gtATTGGgtttggaaaaaaatgaatgtttaTATGTCGTTGGAAATTTACCAGAATTAGGGGCATGGAATCATAATCAGGCAATTCAAATGTTCCAAGAGCACAATGCTCAAGATGCTTCGTTACTTTttgatagtaagaataataccACCGAGTGTTATAGTAATGATAAACCAACAGAAGCAggagataatatttatcatgagATAGATAA atataaatatttcagagGACAGACGTTTTCTCAAAAGGTTGCATTACCCGTTGATGCAGAAGtggattatcgatattttattgcCGTTATATGTCAATCCAATGGTACTAAGAATTCAGCAAAGACTCTTATTATTCGCAAGTGGGAAACACATATGATATCTCGTCACATTAAGAAAAATG taCCTAGTAACTTTGTGAATGATACCTTGCCAGATCCAGAAATATTTGGTTGTCATAATGGTTATTGTAAAGTTGAACGTGGTTGGCTTACGGATGAAACTGTGatacaatttaaaatttttgataatccAATTAAATTATGGAAACATCGATTGCAAAATAGAAAAGTTAATATTaag ATGACTCCAGTAAATTTAGTTAGGCAACACTCCTTAGAATTACAACAATTTGGAAATGAGTGTATAGATGATAGTCTTTCTATGGATACACAAGACATTATTGATCAACCTGCTTTTAGTATTACAGAAATTGCT gTGATGAACGATGAAGAAGCACACTTCAAATGCCAGGAACAATTTGGTCGAGCTTATAAAGAAGACGAGTGTATTATCTTCAATGTTGCTGTTCGTTATCCTGAAACTGTT GCATATTTAGTGGACTACTACGTATACAGTTCAAGGACTTTCCCAGGTGAACCACCAAATCATATTGGATTCAGTTACATCTTACCTAGTACATTGCAATCCAGTGTTGGGATCCTGACAGTGCCGATTACTAGTACAAAACATAGACCAATTG gacAATTAACAGTCGAATATGTTGTTATAAAATCAATACCGAATTATCCATGGGATATGAGTATTTCATATGCAAAACATTGGGAACAAAGATGGTCTGGTTTGGATGTTGGTCATAGAGGACTTGGTACttcatttaaatttgaaacaaaaaa ttGTGCTAACGTGAGAGAAAACACTATAGCGTCTTTAAAAACTGCAGCATATCATGGCGCTGATATGGTAGAATTTGACGTTCAATTATCGAAAGATTACGTACCAGTTATATATCATGACTTTTATGtatcaatttcattaaaacgtaaaaaacaaatagaggCAATGGACACACTGGAGATACCGGTTAAGGATCTAACTTTAGAACAACTTCATTTATTGAAG GACCTTTATTACCCGGGCGACTCGTTGGGTAAGGTGCTGTATTTCGTTGATAAAAGTGAGCAGGGGGTTAACCAACTG GTTTATCATGTCGCAGAAGGTCGAGAAAAAATTCCTCGATTTTTTGACGAAGATTTGGAAGATCATCAACCCTTTCCTACACTTCAAAGTGTACTACTTGAGTTAGAGCCGCATGTTGGATgcaatattgaaataaaatggacCATGCAATTAAAa gATGGTACATTTGAGCTTAATCATCCATTTGATCTAAATATGTATCTGGATACAATATTGAAAGTTGTTTTGGAATATGGGGATGACAGGAAAATAGTTTTTTCATCCTTCAATCCTGATATTTGTGCTATGATACGTCTGAAACAGAACAAATATCCAGTTGTATTTTTAACACAAGGGATAACTTCGAAGTATCCGACTTATCATGATCCCAGATGTCAAACAGTACCAATGGCTATAAGACACGCATTGGCGGCAGATATTTTAGGAATTAATGTTCATACCGAGGATATACTTAGAGATCCTTCCCAGGTAAAATTGGTGAAAGATGCTGGTTTAATCATCTTTTGTTGGggcgatgataataacgataaggataCTATTCGTCATCTTAAAAAACTTGGCCTACATGCGGTCATATATGATAA aattgaTGTATATAATTCGAAAGATGTTAAAGAAAGTATATTCTTAGTCGATGCAAGGGAAAGTCAAAAGGCATTAATAGCTTTGGCTCAGTCTAGTCAAACGGCTAATACGACACAAAATTCTATTTCTGGTGGTCCGATTAATATGGATTATAGCAATGAAAAG gaatatcttttaaatttggaaaagacaagaaatttattatcgacatCAACGGCAACATCCGTTTCGTGCctcaataataaaagcaataccAGTGGGGATAGTATATCTACGATTAAAGTGCCATCGTCTTGTCAATCttcagaaaataatgatattagtgAAATTACCAAAGATTTTAGCGTATGTGCAAAATCATTTGGACACACGAACAATACTAGAAATATTTCTGATATAATGAGTGGTGGTCAGACCACAGCCTTACCCGAAGCCTATGGAGAAGATGAATCAGCGAAGGATTGCCTTTga